From a single Bacillus thermozeamaize genomic region:
- a CDS encoding carbamoyltransferase HypF encodes MKTARRIRVRGVVQGVGFRPFIFRLAKRWDLGGWVLNDQHGVEMHVEGEPAAVQTFLQEMTAHSPASARVTAVEIEDTTVEGWPGFKILQSTRDDRPTVYMAADMAVCSACLSELFDPADRRYLYPYINCTECGPRYTVIENLPYDRPHTTMKAWPMCPDCAKEYDEPTDRRFHAQPNACPACGPKYALHWQGETIRDHVQAIEKTAQLLREGYIVAIKGLGGYHLACDAENSRTVKILRERKRRGAKPFALMAKDLETARTLVELAPEEEALLTSPARPIVLARARRLLPNVAPDNSDLGVMLPYTPLHHLLFHYHAPPVLVMTSGNRSGEPIVYKDQEALEALKGVCDAWLIGERPIARRVDDSVVRLSAFGTAVLRRARGAAPLPVAELPGERPILAVGADLKNSVTLVVKGKAIMSQHLGDLEQYEAYTAFAQTVRDLLSMYDVPLEEAIVVCDLHPDYHSTRFARQLAASEHVTVQHHRAHIASVLAERNALDKQVIGVAFDGTGYGDDGTIWGGEWFVGSAAEGLKRCGHLRQALLPGGDAAARMPLQALAGFFQDLPAWAEDIGKRLALPERYFTALKLAEKRLRAFPTTSAGRLFDAAAALLGFAGSISFEGQAAIWLEHLARSSPLETVYPFPWDEEKGELDYRPLLMAMAEDRLRGREAGAIARSFHRSVAEGIYRSVLALGEAHRIDTVVLSGGVFQNALLLSDLRELFGESAMQVWMGRGIPANDGGISLGQAALVAATHGTA; translated from the coding sequence GTGAAAACGGCACGGCGCATTCGCGTTCGCGGCGTCGTTCAAGGGGTAGGCTTTCGCCCATTCATCTTTCGTTTGGCCAAACGTTGGGATTTGGGCGGCTGGGTGCTTAACGATCAACATGGGGTGGAGATGCATGTGGAAGGGGAGCCGGCGGCCGTTCAGACCTTTTTACAGGAGATGACCGCGCATTCCCCCGCCTCGGCTCGAGTGACCGCGGTCGAAATCGAAGACACGACGGTGGAAGGCTGGCCTGGTTTCAAGATTCTTCAAAGCACGCGTGATGACCGGCCCACCGTGTACATGGCCGCCGACATGGCCGTCTGTTCGGCTTGCCTGTCTGAGCTGTTCGACCCTGCAGACCGTCGCTACCTCTATCCTTACATCAATTGTACGGAATGCGGGCCCCGCTATACCGTCATCGAAAACCTGCCCTATGATCGCCCGCATACGACGATGAAAGCCTGGCCGATGTGCCCGGACTGTGCAAAAGAGTACGATGAACCGACAGACCGCCGCTTTCATGCACAGCCGAACGCATGCCCCGCGTGCGGTCCCAAATATGCACTGCATTGGCAAGGGGAAACGATTCGCGACCATGTCCAAGCCATCGAAAAAACGGCCCAGCTGTTGCGGGAAGGATACATTGTGGCCATCAAAGGGCTGGGAGGGTACCATCTGGCATGCGATGCCGAAAACTCCCGGACCGTGAAGATCCTGCGAGAGCGCAAGCGCCGCGGCGCGAAACCGTTTGCCTTGATGGCCAAGGACTTGGAAACGGCGCGTACGCTTGTCGAACTGGCTCCCGAAGAAGAGGCTCTTCTGACTTCTCCCGCCCGGCCAATCGTCTTGGCCCGTGCCCGCCGGCTCCTCCCGAACGTGGCCCCGGACAATTCCGACCTGGGCGTGATGCTCCCGTATACGCCGCTGCATCATTTGTTGTTTCACTACCATGCGCCACCGGTGCTCGTCATGACCAGCGGCAACCGTTCCGGAGAACCGATTGTTTACAAAGATCAAGAAGCTTTGGAAGCGCTCAAAGGGGTTTGCGACGCCTGGCTGATCGGCGAGCGGCCGATTGCCCGGCGTGTCGATGATTCGGTGGTTCGTTTAAGCGCTTTCGGGACGGCTGTCCTCCGCCGGGCGCGGGGTGCGGCTCCGCTTCCTGTCGCTGAACTGCCTGGTGAACGGCCCATCCTCGCCGTTGGAGCCGACCTGAAAAACAGCGTCACGTTGGTCGTCAAGGGGAAGGCGATCATGAGCCAGCATTTGGGAGATCTGGAACAATACGAAGCGTACACGGCATTTGCGCAAACGGTCCGTGATCTCCTGTCCATGTACGATGTCCCGTTAGAAGAAGCGATTGTGGTCTGCGATCTTCATCCCGACTATCACTCCACCCGTTTTGCGCGGCAATTGGCGGCCTCAGAACACGTCACCGTCCAACACCATCGCGCCCATATCGCCTCTGTCCTGGCGGAACGGAACGCGTTGGACAAGCAGGTGATCGGAGTGGCGTTTGATGGGACGGGGTATGGCGATGATGGGACCATCTGGGGTGGCGAATGGTTTGTGGGAAGCGCCGCCGAAGGGCTCAAACGGTGCGGGCATCTCCGCCAAGCGCTGCTTCCCGGCGGCGATGCGGCGGCGCGCATGCCGCTGCAGGCGTTGGCCGGATTTTTCCAGGACCTGCCGGCTTGGGCGGAGGACATCGGCAAGCGGTTGGCGTTGCCTGAACGGTATTTTACAGCGTTAAAACTGGCGGAAAAAAGACTGCGCGCGTTTCCCACCACATCCGCTGGCCGCCTGTTTGATGCTGCGGCTGCCTTACTGGGATTTGCCGGGAGCATTTCCTTTGAGGGCCAGGCAGCCATCTGGCTGGAACATCTCGCCCGCTCAAGCCCATTGGAGACGGTATATCCGTTTCCATGGGACGAAGAGAAGGGGGAGCTTGATTATCGCCCTCTGTTGATGGCGATGGCGGAAGACCGTTTGCGCGGGCGGGAGGCAGGCGCGATCGCCCGCTCATTTCACCGGAGCGTTGCTGAGGGGATCTATAGAAGCGTCCTTGCGTTGGGGGAAGCGCATCGGATCGATACGGTCGTATTGTCTGGCGGAGTCTTTCAAAACGCCCTCTTATTGAGCGATCTGCGGGAGTTGTTCGGGGAAAGTGCGATGCAGGTGTGGATGGGAAGGGGAATTCCTGCCAATGACGGGGGCATCAGTCTCGGGCAAGCGGCGCTGGTGGCCGCGACACATGGTACGGCGTAA
- a CDS encoding NrdH-redoxin, producing the protein MLELYGAKGCPYTGELRESLLWDGEAFVEYDVEEDEEALRRLIVLTGGRTVPVLVRDGCVVQIGVQGRGCIVSPPSSQEDAASPRG; encoded by the coding sequence ATGCTTGAACTTTATGGCGCAAAAGGATGCCCTTACACAGGGGAGCTGCGAGAATCTTTGCTATGGGATGGGGAAGCGTTCGTGGAATACGACGTAGAAGAGGATGAAGAGGCGCTGAGGCGGCTCATCGTTTTGACGGGCGGGCGGACGGTGCCTGTTCTCGTCCGGGACGGATGTGTCGTCCAAATCGGGGTTCAAGGACGGGGCTGTATCGTTTCACCGCCTTCTTCGCAGGAAGATGCCGCATCTCCGAGAGGGTGA
- a CDS encoding hydrogenase expression/formation protein HypE, with translation MKTTKVRFTDTHIDLTHGAGGKASRRLIEGLLVPYLASDPAAELQDVAYIHAAHHRLAFTADSFVVKPLRFPGGSIGELAVNGTVNDLAMGGAKPLALVATLIIEAGLTREELEREVAAMANAAQRAGVPVVGGDTKVVEHEKADGLYITTAGIGLADTRVCLAAKNVRPGDQVLLSGPIGDHGITILLARGELDLEADLTSDTRPLWPYVSALIDAAAPGLRWLRDPTRGGVATALNELARDANVAVVLNEEAIPVRPAVRGACEILGLNPLHIANEGQFLAVVSPEYAEAALEAIRKVPGGEEARRIGEIREEPKNVVLAHSPYGGSWVIDMLVGDPLPRIC, from the coding sequence ATGAAGACCACCAAAGTGCGCTTTACCGATACCCATATCGATCTGACGCATGGCGCAGGCGGCAAGGCCAGCCGCCGTCTCATCGAAGGATTGTTGGTTCCCTATTTGGCCAGCGATCCGGCGGCGGAGCTGCAGGACGTGGCGTATATCCATGCGGCTCATCATCGTTTGGCCTTTACGGCAGACAGTTTCGTTGTCAAGCCGCTCCGCTTTCCGGGCGGATCGATCGGCGAACTGGCCGTCAACGGAACGGTGAACGATTTGGCCATGGGTGGGGCAAAGCCGTTGGCGCTCGTGGCGACGCTGATCATTGAGGCGGGTTTGACGAGGGAGGAGTTGGAACGGGAAGTGGCGGCCATGGCCAACGCGGCGCAACGCGCCGGGGTGCCGGTGGTCGGAGGCGACACGAAAGTGGTGGAACACGAAAAAGCGGACGGGCTTTACATTACCACGGCCGGCATAGGCCTTGCCGATACACGGGTATGCCTTGCGGCCAAAAACGTCCGGCCAGGTGATCAAGTGCTGCTTTCCGGACCCATCGGCGATCATGGGATCACCATCCTGTTGGCTCGGGGGGAATTGGATCTGGAGGCCGACCTCACCTCGGATACGCGTCCCCTGTGGCCGTACGTCTCCGCGCTGATCGACGCCGCCGCGCCGGGCCTCCGCTGGTTGCGCGATCCGACACGGGGCGGCGTGGCCACGGCGTTAAACGAGCTGGCCAGGGACGCCAACGTGGCCGTGGTCTTGAACGAAGAGGCGATTCCGGTTCGGCCGGCGGTGCGCGGTGCCTGCGAAATATTGGGCTTGAATCCCCTGCACATCGCCAACGAAGGACAGTTTCTCGCCGTCGTCTCGCCGGAGTACGCGGAGGCGGCGCTGGAAGCGATCAGAAAGGTACCGGGAGGGGAAGAAGCACGACGCATCGGAGAAATTCGGGAGGAGCCGAAAAATGTGGTGTTGGCCCATTCGCCGTACGGCGGATCGTGGGTCATCGATATGCTGGTCGGCGATCCGTTGCCCCGCATTTGTTGA
- a CDS encoding hydrogenase formation protein HypD → MKYVDEFRDPELIRKTAEEIHRIVDPDAHYRIMEVCGGHTYSIYRFGLQDLLPQNIELVHGPGCPVCVLPMGRMDDGLNIARQEEVIFTAFGDVMRVPGRQGTPLELRSKGADIRMVYSPLDALKLALDHPERKVVLFSIGFETTAPSTALTLLQARELDVPNFYVFSNHVLILPAIRAILDSPDMRIDGFIGPGHVSTVIGARPYEFVAKHYNKPVVISGFEPLDLLQSILMLLKQLREGRAEVENQYHRVVTWEGNAAALQAMEEVFEVRPVFEWRGLGFISQSALKLKPEFARWDAEVHFRVEGARVADPKAAQCGDVLKGVLKPHQCKLFGKECTPEHPVGALMVSSEGACAAYFNHVYVSQASGG, encoded by the coding sequence ATGAAATACGTCGACGAGTTTCGCGATCCGGAACTGATTCGCAAAACTGCGGAAGAGATCCACCGCATCGTCGATCCCGATGCCCATTATCGCATCATGGAGGTTTGCGGCGGCCATACGTATTCCATCTATCGCTTTGGACTGCAGGATTTGCTTCCCCAAAACATCGAGTTGGTCCATGGCCCAGGATGTCCTGTTTGTGTCCTGCCCATGGGGCGGATGGATGACGGCTTGAACATCGCCCGGCAGGAGGAAGTGATCTTTACCGCTTTTGGCGACGTGATGAGGGTTCCGGGACGGCAGGGGACGCCGCTGGAACTTCGCTCCAAAGGGGCCGACATCCGCATGGTCTACTCTCCCTTGGATGCGTTGAAACTGGCCCTTGACCATCCCGAGCGGAAGGTGGTGCTGTTTTCCATCGGCTTTGAAACGACGGCCCCTTCGACAGCGCTGACACTGTTGCAGGCGCGTGAACTGGATGTGCCAAACTTTTATGTGTTTTCCAATCACGTCCTCATTTTGCCGGCCATTCGCGCCATTTTGGATTCTCCGGACATGCGCATCGACGGGTTTATTGGCCCCGGTCATGTTTCTACAGTGATCGGCGCCCGGCCTTATGAATTTGTCGCGAAACATTACAATAAACCGGTCGTGATTTCCGGTTTTGAACCGCTCGACTTGTTGCAATCGATCCTGATGCTACTCAAACAATTGCGTGAAGGTCGCGCGGAAGTGGAAAATCAGTACCATCGCGTCGTCACGTGGGAGGGGAATGCCGCTGCGCTTCAGGCGATGGAGGAAGTCTTTGAGGTTCGTCCCGTCTTTGAATGGCGCGGCCTTGGCTTCATCTCCCAATCGGCGTTGAAACTGAAGCCTGAATTTGCCCGGTGGGACGCGGAAGTTCACTTCCGGGTGGAAGGGGCTCGCGTGGCCGATCCCAAAGCCGCACAGTGCGGCGATGTGTTAAAAGGGGTGCTGAAGCCGCATCAATGCAAATTGTTTGGCAAAGAGTGCACGCCGGAACATCCGGTGGGAGCGCTCATGGTTTCCTCGGAGGGGGCGTGTGCCGCGTATTTCAATCATGTCTACGTCAGCCAAGCGAGCGGCGGATAG
- a CDS encoding hydrogenase assembly protein HypC, with protein sequence MCLAIPGQVVELLDEHHHYAIVDVSGVRRKINIGLLKNQGAQVGDWVLIHVGFAMSKISEEQAAEQLRLLHMLGESEEALQEVQGYRFGEEGK encoded by the coding sequence ATGTGCTTGGCCATCCCGGGACAAGTCGTCGAGCTGCTCGACGAACATCACCATTACGCCATCGTCGACGTTTCCGGCGTGCGGCGGAAAATCAACATCGGTCTCTTGAAAAACCAGGGCGCCCAAGTGGGCGATTGGGTGCTGATCCACGTCGGATTCGCCATGAGCAAGATCAGCGAAGAACAAGCCGCGGAACAATTGCGGCTGTTGCACATGTTGGGTGAGTCGGAAGAGGCGCTGCAGGAAGTGCAGGGGTACCGGTTCGGAGAGGAGGGCAAATGA
- a CDS encoding hydrogenase maturation protease, translating to MQVELTSTGYLHISEEIAERFPMGTAIVLLRGDELWLMPVSHPGAGGLLLKYRNPRGDRSVLVREFLPEEVPPGVRDAVWDEENGALRIPLLRSNTPVK from the coding sequence GTGCAAGTTGAACTGACCTCGACCGGTTATCTCCACATTTCCGAGGAAATCGCGGAGCGCTTCCCCATGGGGACGGCCATCGTCTTGTTGCGTGGGGACGAGCTGTGGCTGATGCCGGTGAGCCACCCGGGAGCGGGAGGATTGTTGTTGAAATACCGCAATCCTCGCGGCGATCGCAGTGTGCTGGTCCGGGAATTTTTGCCTGAAGAGGTGCCCCCTGGCGTTCGCGATGCCGTCTGGGATGAAGAGAATGGCGCCCTGCGCATCCCGCTATTGCGTTCCAATACCCCGGTGAAGTGA
- a CDS encoding hydrogenase maturation protease — translation MTVIIGCGNLLRSDDGVGPFLIRKLWDMGLPPGVRLADGGTAGMDVAFQIGDAEELIVVDACHTGGEPGTIFEIPGEEVETPPLKGIHLHAFRWDHALAMGKWLLKERFPKKVTVFLIEAENVSHGFGLSPVVQAAMERLAEELLRRLGGKKSAS, via the coding sequence ATGACCGTGATCATCGGGTGCGGCAATTTGCTCCGCAGCGATGATGGGGTGGGGCCCTTTTTAATCCGCAAATTGTGGGACATGGGCCTCCCCCCAGGCGTCCGCCTGGCCGATGGCGGGACCGCCGGCATGGATGTGGCGTTTCAAATTGGCGACGCGGAAGAGTTGATCGTCGTCGATGCCTGCCATACCGGGGGAGAACCGGGCACGATTTTCGAGATTCCGGGGGAAGAGGTGGAGACGCCGCCGCTAAAAGGCATTCACCTTCATGCATTCCGCTGGGATCATGCTTTAGCGATGGGAAAGTGGTTGCTGAAAGAACGCTTTCCCAAGAAAGTGACCGTCTTTCTCATCGAGGCGGAAAACGTGTCGCATGGATTCGGCTTGTCCCCTGTGGTGCAAGCGGCCATGGAGCGTTTGGCGGAGGAGTTGCTGCGACGCCTGGGAGGGAAGAAAAGTGCAAGTTGA
- a CDS encoding cytochrome-c3 hydrogenase, whose amino-acid sequence MSQQVVSTGKKKSLKVHSLGRVEGDLDVRVDIEDGVVVDAWTEATMFRGFEIILKGKDPQAGLIVTPRICGICGGSHLYKAVYALDTAWGTEVPPNATLIRNIAQAAETLQSIPRWFYALFAIGLTHQNYASSALYDEVVRRWAPFAGVHYELGVEVSIKPVEIYAIFGGQWPHSSFMVPGGVVCAPTLSDITRSTSILEYYREAWLEKILLGCSVERWLENKTWHDVLQWLDEKPEHRDSDMGLFLRFCMENGLDKYGAGPGRYIATGTFFHHEKYRYPTIEGRNAALIARSGVYDGEHFHDFDQGQVREDHTYSFFRGSGSLHPFEGVTDPLDTEEGQKEGKYTWAKAPRYLLPGGEVPLEAGPLARQVIAGRPGAEDWQDYDPLMFNIVKEIGPSVMVRVLARLHEAAKYYLRVREWLKLIDLNEKFYIKPQELPEGRGFGATEAARGALADWIEIKDGKIENYQVITPTAWNIGPRDRHGQRGPIETAMIGVPVKNPNDPVELAHIAQSYDSCLVCTVHAYDAKSHKELARYAVTSF is encoded by the coding sequence ATGAGTCAGCAAGTTGTCTCCACAGGCAAGAAAAAGAGTCTCAAAGTTCATTCGTTGGGGCGCGTCGAGGGGGACTTGGACGTCAGAGTGGACATTGAAGACGGGGTTGTTGTGGATGCGTGGACGGAGGCCACGATGTTCCGCGGATTTGAAATCATCTTAAAGGGGAAAGACCCGCAGGCGGGACTCATTGTCACCCCGCGGATTTGCGGCATTTGCGGCGGCAGCCACCTTTACAAGGCGGTCTATGCCTTGGATACGGCCTGGGGAACGGAAGTGCCGCCCAATGCCACGTTGATCCGCAACATCGCCCAGGCGGCAGAAACGCTTCAGAGCATTCCCCGCTGGTTTTACGCTTTGTTCGCCATCGGCTTGACCCATCAGAACTACGCATCCTCTGCATTGTACGACGAGGTGGTTCGGCGTTGGGCGCCCTTTGCAGGCGTACATTATGAACTCGGCGTCGAAGTCTCGATCAAGCCGGTCGAGATTTACGCGATCTTCGGCGGCCAGTGGCCCCACTCCAGCTTCATGGTTCCCGGCGGCGTGGTGTGCGCTCCGACACTGTCGGACATTACGCGTTCCACTTCCATCTTGGAGTATTACCGGGAGGCCTGGCTGGAGAAAATTCTCCTCGGTTGTTCTGTCGAACGCTGGCTGGAAAACAAAACTTGGCACGATGTCCTCCAGTGGCTGGATGAAAAGCCGGAGCATCGCGATTCTGACATGGGCTTATTTCTCCGCTTCTGCATGGAGAATGGCTTGGACAAATACGGGGCCGGTCCGGGACGATATATCGCGACAGGAACCTTTTTCCATCACGAAAAATACCGCTATCCGACGATCGAAGGCCGCAACGCTGCGTTGATTGCCCGCTCGGGGGTATACGACGGTGAACATTTCCACGATTTTGATCAAGGACAGGTCCGGGAGGATCACACCTATTCCTTCTTCCGCGGCAGTGGATCGCTCCATCCGTTTGAAGGGGTGACCGATCCGCTCGATACGGAAGAAGGGCAAAAAGAGGGCAAGTATACGTGGGCCAAGGCGCCGCGCTACCTCCTGCCTGGCGGGGAAGTGCCGTTGGAGGCGGGACCCCTGGCCCGTCAAGTGATCGCCGGCCGTCCGGGGGCGGAGGATTGGCAGGATTACGATCCGCTGATGTTCAATATCGTGAAGGAAATCGGCCCCAGCGTGATGGTACGGGTACTGGCACGCCTGCACGAAGCGGCCAAGTACTACTTGCGCGTGCGTGAATGGCTCAAACTGATCGATTTGAATGAGAAATTTTACATCAAACCGCAAGAACTCCCGGAAGGGCGAGGATTCGGGGCCACCGAAGCGGCTCGCGGCGCCTTGGCCGATTGGATCGAGATTAAGGATGGCAAGATCGAAAACTATCAAGTCATCACCCCGACGGCGTGGAACATCGGCCCGCGGGATCGTCACGGCCAGCGCGGTCCCATTGAGACGGCGATGATCGGTGTGCCGGTCAAAAACCCCAACGATCCCGTGGAATTGGCCCACATTGCACAAAGCTACGATTCGTGCCTCGTCTGCACGGTGCATGCTTATGATGCCAAGTCGCACAAGGAGTTGGCCCGGTACGCGGTCACATCGTTTTAA
- a CDS encoding hydrogenase — MANLLWLHGGACNGNTQSVLNAEEPTVVDLVTDFGINILYHHSLSMEFGEQVRHLFERILNDEIALDILVVEGTVIQGPNGTGRYDMLMDRPKKDWIWEFAHKAQYVVAIGDCACWGGIPATKPNPSESIGLQYLKEEKGGFLGAHFRSKAGLPVINIPGCPAHPDWVTQILVAVATGRAEDVLLDDLQRPKTFFTTFTQTGCTRVQYFEWKEPVEEFGQGTRKGCLFYEQGCRGPMTHSPCNRILWNRQSSKTRAGMPCIGCTEPQFPFFDLAPGTVFKTQKVLGSIPKEIPKGIDPLSYSAHAALARAVAPKWAKEEMFVP, encoded by the coding sequence GTGGCAAATCTTCTTTGGCTGCACGGCGGTGCGTGCAACGGAAACACCCAGTCGGTTCTGAACGCCGAAGAACCGACCGTGGTCGATTTGGTGACCGATTTCGGGATCAATATCCTTTACCATCACTCGTTATCCATGGAATTTGGGGAACAGGTACGCCATTTGTTCGAGCGAATCCTCAATGACGAGATCGCTTTGGACATCCTCGTGGTTGAAGGCACGGTTATCCAAGGACCCAACGGAACGGGCCGTTATGACATGCTCATGGATCGGCCCAAAAAAGACTGGATTTGGGAATTTGCCCATAAAGCGCAGTACGTCGTTGCGATCGGGGACTGCGCATGCTGGGGCGGGATTCCGGCGACCAAGCCCAATCCGTCCGAATCCATCGGTCTTCAGTACTTAAAGGAAGAAAAAGGTGGCTTTCTCGGCGCTCACTTCCGTTCGAAAGCGGGATTGCCGGTGATCAACATTCCCGGTTGTCCGGCTCACCCGGACTGGGTGACACAGATTCTCGTCGCCGTTGCCACCGGACGCGCGGAAGACGTTCTGCTGGACGACTTGCAACGGCCGAAAACGTTTTTTACCACGTTTACCCAGACCGGATGCACACGCGTGCAGTACTTTGAGTGGAAGGAACCGGTGGAAGAGTTTGGGCAAGGCACACGCAAAGGATGCCTGTTCTACGAACAAGGTTGCCGCGGTCCGATGACCCATTCGCCGTGTAACCGCATTCTTTGGAACCGTCAATCTTCGAAAACCCGGGCCGGGATGCCCTGTATCGGTTGTACAGAACCTCAGTTTCCCTTCTTCGATCTGGCGCCGGGAACGGTGTTCAAGACACAAAAGGTGCTCGGTTCGATTCCGAAAGAGATTCCAAAAGGCATTGATCCGTTGAGTTACTCTGCCCATGCGGCATTGGCCCGGGCGGTGGCTCCGAAGTGGGCGAAAGAAGAAATGTTTGTGCCCTAA
- a CDS encoding hydrogenase accessory protein HypB → MPWKQRRGSRVQQITSSPRIVEIRQNVLKKNDLLARDLRKRFQEAGVYVVNLVSSPGAGKTTLLTETLIRLGERYRVATLVGDLATENDAERLRQSGAQVRQITTGTVCHLEADMIENALDGWDLAEIDFLFIENVGNLVCPASYDLGENERVVLFSVTEGEDKPVKYPTIVNSADVAVITKMDLADAVGFQREHFYEALHAVRPGIPILEVSVRTGEGIDGWISRLEAGQAHLQQHLAGMFE, encoded by the coding sequence ATGCCTTGGAAGCAGAGGAGGGGGAGCAGGGTGCAGCAGATCACATCCAGTCCGCGGATTGTTGAAATACGCCAGAATGTTCTCAAGAAAAACGACCTTCTTGCTCGTGACTTGCGGAAGCGGTTTCAAGAGGCTGGCGTTTATGTCGTCAATTTGGTTTCCAGTCCGGGAGCGGGAAAGACGACCTTGCTGACGGAAACGCTGATCCGGCTTGGCGAGCGGTACCGGGTGGCCACGTTGGTCGGTGATCTGGCCACGGAAAACGACGCGGAGCGTTTGCGCCAAAGCGGCGCACAAGTTCGGCAAATTACGACGGGCACAGTTTGTCACCTGGAGGCGGATATGATTGAAAACGCCTTGGACGGATGGGATCTGGCGGAGATAGATTTTCTCTTTATTGAAAACGTGGGCAATCTCGTCTGTCCCGCCAGTTATGATTTGGGCGAAAACGAACGCGTCGTCCTTTTTTCCGTGACGGAGGGGGAAGACAAGCCGGTGAAATACCCCACCATTGTCAACAGCGCCGATGTGGCGGTCATTACGAAGATGGACCTGGCCGATGCGGTGGGTTTTCAGCGGGAGCACTTTTACGAAGCGCTGCATGCGGTAAGACCAGGCATTCCTATTCTGGAAGTCTCCGTTCGCACAGGAGAAGGAATCGACGGGTGGATTTCCCGTTTGGAGGCGGGCCAAGCCCATCTGCAGCAACATCTTGCGGGAATGTTCGAGTAA
- a CDS encoding hydrogenase nickel insertion protein HypA translates to MHELSIAHHLVELAVDAAKDSGIKRVRALYLKLGVLSGVVKESLEFSFDVAIQGTPLEGARLVIEEVPVKVYCSACKTVSTLCRPYPMRCGVCGARTGEVLEGREIELYALEAEEGEQGAADHIQSADC, encoded by the coding sequence ATGCACGAACTGTCGATCGCTCATCATCTGGTTGAACTTGCCGTCGACGCTGCGAAAGATTCGGGGATCAAGCGGGTGCGGGCCCTTTACCTGAAACTCGGCGTTCTGTCAGGCGTGGTCAAAGAATCGCTGGAGTTTTCTTTTGACGTGGCCATTCAAGGAACGCCGCTTGAAGGGGCGAGGCTGGTCATTGAGGAAGTTCCGGTGAAAGTGTATTGTTCCGCATGCAAAACCGTGAGCACCTTATGCCGGCCGTATCCCATGCGCTGCGGCGTGTGCGGAGCGCGAACCGGCGAAGTGCTGGAAGGACGCGAAATCGAATTGTATGCCTTGGAAGCAGAGGAGGGGGAGCAGGGTGCAGCAGATCACATCCAGTCCGCGGATTGTTGA
- a CDS encoding protease produces the protein MARIAFLVAQEYEDSELSYPYEELKKDGHECVIISFQKGEELRGKKGQAVYKADAAISEVRPEDFDAVVIPGGFSPDRLRIDEGMKRFVQQKMEANQPVAAICHGPQLLISAKVVKGKEMTCYKSVMDDLENAGAKVVDRPVVVDGNLITSRMPQDNEVFVDAIRKALSQ, from the coding sequence ATGGCAAGGATCGCTTTTTTGGTCGCGCAAGAATACGAGGATTCCGAGCTTTCCTATCCGTACGAGGAGCTGAAAAAAGACGGGCACGAATGCGTGATCATCTCCTTCCAGAAGGGTGAGGAGCTAAGGGGGAAGAAGGGACAGGCGGTTTACAAGGCTGACGCTGCCATCAGCGAGGTCCGTCCCGAGGACTTTGACGCGGTGGTCATCCCCGGCGGCTTCTCCCCGGACCGGCTGCGGATCGATGAAGGGATGAAACGTTTTGTCCAGCAGAAGATGGAGGCCAACCAGCCGGTTGCAGCCATTTGCCACGGGCCGCAGCTGCTCATCTCGGCCAAGGTGGTCAAGGGCAAGGAAATGACTTGCTACAAAAGCGTGATGGATGATCTGGAAAATGCCGGGGCAAAAGTGGTGGACCGTCCTGTCGTCGTCGACGGCAACCTGATCACCTCCCGGATGCCGCAGGACAACGAGGTGTTTGTCGACGCGATCCGGAAGGCTTTGTCCCAATAG